A stretch of the Comamonas testosteroni TK102 genome encodes the following:
- a CDS encoding delta(1)-pyrroline-2-carboxylate reductase family protein, whose protein sequence is MNALTQPSTASLDANATAALLPWTALADEIEALLLQLQNSGGVTVPPRIVMPTAADNCLFCMPATDGQVAMTKLISFTPGNAQAGRPTIQGDIVVFDAATGERQLILDGPTVTARRTAAVSLLAARRLAPRPEGALLIVGAGVQGSAHLQAFAQGLGTQEVWIHSRSAHSAQRLADQARDLGLQARIADDLEEAARHCPLIVTCTPAQAVVLHEAARPDAFVCAVGAFTPKMVELAPALCQRFLREGQIVVDTEDALHEAGDLLQARIDVSTLPTLATVVQHNWSRPTTPVLFKSCGWGGWDLAATRLARRQHQLSLLV, encoded by the coding sequence ATGAATGCCCTGACCCAGCCATCTACAGCGTCTCTCGATGCCAACGCTACTGCCGCACTGCTGCCATGGACCGCCCTGGCCGATGAAATCGAAGCACTTTTGCTCCAGCTGCAAAACAGTGGCGGTGTCACTGTTCCGCCACGCATCGTCATGCCCACGGCTGCGGACAACTGTCTGTTCTGCATGCCGGCCACCGATGGCCAGGTGGCCATGACCAAGCTCATCAGCTTCACGCCCGGCAATGCCCAGGCGGGCAGACCCACCATTCAGGGCGATATCGTGGTCTTTGACGCGGCCACCGGAGAGCGCCAGCTGATTCTGGACGGTCCCACCGTCACGGCCAGACGCACCGCCGCCGTCTCGCTGCTGGCAGCACGCCGTCTGGCCCCCAGGCCTGAAGGCGCACTGCTCATCGTCGGCGCCGGCGTGCAGGGCAGCGCCCATCTGCAGGCCTTTGCCCAGGGCCTGGGCACGCAGGAAGTCTGGATTCACTCGCGCAGCGCCCATAGTGCGCAGCGGCTTGCAGACCAGGCCCGCGACCTGGGTCTGCAGGCACGCATCGCCGATGACCTGGAGGAAGCTGCCCGGCACTGCCCGCTGATCGTGACCTGCACGCCCGCACAGGCCGTGGTGCTGCACGAGGCCGCGCGGCCCGATGCCTTTGTCTGCGCCGTGGGTGCCTTCACTCCCAAAATGGTGGAACTGGCTCCGGCGCTGTGCCAGCGCTTTCTGCGTGAAGGCCAGATCGTCGTCGACACCGAAGATGCGTTGCACGAGGCCGGCGACCTGCTGCAGGCCCGCATTGACGTCAGCACCCTGCCCACACTGGCCACCGTGGTGCAGCACAACTGGTCGCGCCCCACGACCCCTGTGCTCTTCAAATCCTGTGGCTGGGGCGGCTGGGATCTGGCCGCCACACGCCTGGCACGGCGCCAGCATCAGCTGAGCCTCCTCGTTTAA
- the nadA gene encoding quinolinate synthase NadA, whose amino-acid sequence METMTIKTVEFDQPAPGSSTQCSTGQAWARVLPPQDRQQQRETAQRIKALLRERNAVMVAHYYVDGALQDLARDTGGCVGDSLEMARFGANHPARTLIVAGVRFMGETAKILSPEKTVLMPDGDATCSLDLGCPADEFSRFCDAHPDRTVVVYANTSAAVKARADWVVTSSVGQDIVAALHARGEKILWAPDRHLGSHIQQQTGADMLLWQGSCVVHDEFKADELQALANAHPGAAILVHPESPAAVTALADVVGSTTQLIAAVGKLPTDSFIVATDQGILHDMRQRYPGKRFLAAPTAGTGGSCKSCAFCPWMAMNSLPGVERTLQQGSGAIELDAALGRAARKPIQRMLDFAAAQRQPVRASGELERDAALFQNFGPA is encoded by the coding sequence ATGGAGACGATGACGATCAAAACCGTGGAATTCGACCAGCCCGCACCGGGCAGCAGCACCCAGTGCAGCACAGGCCAGGCCTGGGCCAGGGTGCTGCCGCCGCAGGACCGCCAGCAGCAGCGCGAGACGGCACAGCGCATCAAGGCCTTGCTCAGGGAACGCAATGCCGTCATGGTCGCCCACTACTACGTGGACGGCGCACTGCAGGATCTGGCACGCGATACCGGAGGCTGTGTGGGCGACTCGCTGGAGATGGCGCGCTTTGGCGCCAACCACCCGGCCAGGACCCTGATCGTGGCCGGAGTGCGCTTCATGGGCGAGACCGCCAAGATCCTGAGCCCCGAAAAAACCGTGCTCATGCCCGACGGCGATGCCACCTGCTCGCTGGATCTGGGCTGCCCGGCCGACGAATTCAGCCGGTTCTGCGACGCCCATCCCGATCGCACCGTGGTCGTCTATGCCAATACCAGCGCCGCCGTGAAAGCCCGGGCCGACTGGGTGGTCACCTCGTCGGTAGGACAGGACATCGTGGCCGCCCTGCATGCCCGCGGCGAGAAAATCCTCTGGGCGCCCGACCGCCACCTGGGCAGCCATATCCAGCAGCAGACCGGCGCCGACATGCTGCTGTGGCAGGGCAGTTGCGTGGTCCATGACGAATTCAAGGCCGACGAGCTGCAAGCCCTGGCCAACGCCCACCCCGGGGCCGCGATTCTGGTTCACCCCGAATCGCCTGCCGCCGTCACGGCGCTGGCCGATGTGGTGGGCTCCACCACCCAGCTGATTGCCGCCGTGGGCAAGCTGCCCACCGACAGCTTCATCGTCGCCACCGATCAGGGCATTCTTCACGATATGCGCCAGCGCTATCCGGGCAAGCGCTTTCTCGCAGCCCCGACGGCGGGCACGGGCGGCAGCTGCAAAAGCTGCGCCTTCTGCCCCTGGATGGCCATGAACAGCCTGCCCGGCGTGGAGAGGACGCTGCAGCAGGGCAGCGGTGCCATCGAGCTGGATGCGGCGCTGGGCCGGGCCGCCCGCAAGCCCATTCAGCGCATGCTGGACTTCGCGGCGGCACAGCGCCAGCCGGTACGCGCCAGCGGCGAACTGGAACGCGACGCGGCCCTGTTCCAGAACTTCGGTCCGGCCTGA
- the nadB gene encoding L-aspartate oxidase yields the protein MPQSPTGSDVLIIGCGLAGLTLALSLPSRLRITVLSKSRADECASAWAQGGIAAVLDPADSLQSHVQDTLIAGAGLCDEAAVRRILEQGPQAIAWLQALGVPFSTDAEGRLHLTREGGHSARRIVHAADRTGHAVHQTLLQACQRLKHITLLQHCSAMELLQDAQQRCVGASVRNADGQQQNMLASHTVLATGGMGQIYPSTTNPATATGDGIAMAWRAGCVVRDLEFMQFHPTALQVGGRSVGLVSEALRGEGALLCLPDRHGQPGERFMLRHDPRAELAPRDIVARAIDGEMRAHQLPHVLLDITHRSRDWLTRHFPGVMALCAQHGIDIATQPIPVAPCAHYACGGVQAHVDGRTAVAGLWAIGEVARTGLHGANRLASNSLLECVVMARSAALRMAEQPLHRPAAIHDRPRKSGKSLSAESQQEMRQALQQLMLHNVGIVRSNHSLIAAAKQLVLWRAQWRGADPALRNQLALCSLMVDAALQRHASVGAHCNLDWPALEAAAA from the coding sequence ATGCCCCAATCCCCGACCGGCAGCGATGTGCTCATCATCGGCTGCGGACTGGCCGGCCTGACGCTGGCGCTCAGCCTGCCCAGCAGGCTGCGCATCACCGTGCTCAGCAAAAGCCGTGCCGACGAATGCGCCAGTGCCTGGGCGCAAGGCGGCATTGCCGCCGTGCTGGACCCCGCCGACAGCCTGCAGTCCCATGTGCAGGACACGCTGATCGCCGGAGCCGGTCTCTGTGACGAAGCTGCCGTGCGCCGCATCCTGGAGCAGGGCCCCCAGGCCATCGCCTGGCTGCAAGCCCTGGGCGTGCCCTTCAGCACCGATGCCGAAGGCCGCCTGCACCTGACGCGCGAAGGCGGTCACAGCGCACGGCGCATCGTGCATGCGGCCGACCGCACCGGGCATGCCGTGCACCAGACCTTGCTGCAGGCCTGCCAGCGCCTGAAGCACATCACCTTGCTGCAGCATTGCAGCGCCATGGAACTGCTGCAGGACGCTCAGCAGCGCTGCGTGGGCGCCAGCGTGCGCAATGCCGATGGCCAGCAGCAGAACATGCTGGCCAGCCATACGGTGCTGGCCACGGGCGGCATGGGCCAGATCTACCCCAGCACCACCAACCCGGCCACGGCGACCGGCGACGGCATCGCCATGGCCTGGCGTGCGGGCTGTGTCGTGCGCGACCTGGAGTTCATGCAGTTCCACCCCACGGCCTTGCAGGTGGGCGGCCGGTCCGTGGGCCTGGTCTCGGAAGCGCTGCGCGGCGAAGGCGCCCTGCTGTGCCTGCCGGACCGGCACGGCCAGCCTGGCGAGCGCTTCATGCTGCGCCACGACCCGCGCGCCGAGCTGGCGCCGCGCGATATCGTGGCCCGTGCCATCGATGGCGAAATGCGTGCCCACCAGTTGCCCCATGTGCTGCTGGACATCACGCACCGCAGCCGCGACTGGCTGACCCGGCATTTTCCGGGCGTCATGGCACTGTGCGCGCAGCACGGCATAGACATCGCCACCCAGCCCATTCCTGTCGCGCCCTGCGCCCACTATGCCTGCGGCGGCGTGCAGGCCCATGTGGACGGCCGCACCGCCGTGGCCGGGCTGTGGGCGATTGGCGAGGTGGCCCGCACCGGCCTGCATGGCGCCAATCGACTGGCCAGCAACTCGCTGCTGGAATGCGTGGTCATGGCCAGGTCTGCCGCCCTGCGCATGGCCGAGCAGCCACTGCACAGGCCGGCGGCGATTCATGACAGGCCGCGCAAGTCCGGCAAGAGCCTGAGCGCTGAAAGCCAGCAGGAGATGCGCCAGGCGCTGCAGCAGCTCATGCTGCACAACGTCGGCATCGTGCGCAGCAACCACAGCCTGATTGCGGCGGCCAAGCAACTGGTGCTGTGGCGCGCTCAATGGCGCGGCGCCGACCCAGCACTTCGCAACCAGCTGGCCCTGTGCAGCCTGATGGTGGACGCAGCGCTGCAGCGCCATGCCAGCGTGGGCGCGCACTGCAATCTGGACTGGCCGGCGCTCGAGGCGGCAGCCGCCTGA
- the dcd gene encoding dCTP deaminase — translation MSIKSDKWIRQMAEQHGMIEPFEPGQVRQVDGKKIISYGTSSYGYDIRCAREFKVFTNIHSTVVDPKNFDEKSFVDFEGDYCIIPPNSFALARTVEYFRIPRDVLTVCLGKSTYARCGIIVNVTPFEPEWEGYVTLEFSNTTPLPAKIYAGEGCAQVLFFQGDEQCEVSYKDRNGKYQGQHGVTLPKA, via the coding sequence ATGAGCATCAAGAGCGACAAATGGATCCGTCAGATGGCGGAGCAGCACGGCATGATCGAGCCTTTCGAGCCTGGCCAGGTGCGCCAGGTCGACGGCAAGAAGATCATCAGCTACGGCACTTCAAGCTATGGCTACGACATCCGTTGCGCCCGCGAATTCAAGGTCTTCACGAATATCCACAGCACGGTGGTGGACCCCAAGAATTTTGACGAGAAGAGCTTTGTCGACTTCGAGGGTGACTATTGCATCATCCCGCCCAACAGCTTTGCTCTGGCCCGCACGGTGGAGTACTTCCGCATCCCGCGCGACGTGCTGACCGTCTGCCTGGGCAAGAGCACTTATGCGCGCTGCGGCATCATCGTCAACGTGACGCCCTTCGAGCCCGAGTGGGAAGGCTATGTGACGCTGGAGTTCTCCAACACCACGCCTTTGCCGGCCAAGATCTATGCGGGCGAAGGCTGCGCCCAGGTGCTGTTCTTCCAGGGCGACGAGCAATGCGAAGTCAGCTACAAGGACCGCAACGGCAAGTACCAGGGCCAGCATGGCGTGACCCTGCCCAAGGCCTGA
- the guaD gene encoding guanine deaminase has protein sequence MKIYRSALLRFADDGQAVYDSDALLAIAPDAAGVQRVVAAGSWQALADQYLEREGVQVIHLPGRLLAPGFVDLHIHYPQTDVIGAPAPGLLPWLENYTFPHESRFHDREYADGVADFFMNELLRNGVTTALAFATSHPTSVDAIMTAAQKRSMRMIAGKVLQDRNSPDGVRDETEQGLIDTETLIQRWHGVDRLGYAITPRFAPTSTEAQLRGAGELAARYGDVWIQSHVAENLDEIAWVKELFPAARSYLAVYDDFGLMRERAVYAHSIWLDETDRQLMHDTRSAAAISPTSNQFLASGYFDYLKADQAGMLYGLASDVGGGMSFSPFRTMQAAYVVGREGHAKQGQSLSPQNLWWQHTAGAARALGLQGVIGNLQPGCEADLVVINPGCTPLLARKTAQARNLDELLFAMIILGDDRLIEQTIVSQAK, from the coding sequence ATGAAAATCTATCGTAGTGCCCTGCTGCGCTTCGCCGATGACGGCCAAGCGGTTTATGACTCCGACGCCTTGCTGGCGATTGCTCCCGATGCCGCGGGCGTGCAGCGTGTGGTGGCTGCGGGCAGCTGGCAGGCGCTGGCCGACCAGTATCTCGAGCGCGAAGGCGTGCAAGTCATTCACCTGCCCGGCAGGCTGCTGGCACCGGGCTTTGTCGACCTGCATATCCACTACCCGCAGACCGATGTGATCGGCGCGCCGGCCCCTGGGCTGCTGCCCTGGCTGGAGAACTACACCTTCCCGCACGAGTCGCGTTTTCACGATCGCGAATATGCCGATGGCGTGGCCGATTTCTTCATGAACGAGCTGCTGCGCAACGGTGTGACCACGGCGCTGGCCTTTGCAACCTCGCATCCGACCTCGGTGGATGCCATCATGACGGCAGCGCAAAAGCGCAGCATGCGCATGATTGCCGGCAAGGTGCTGCAGGACCGCAACAGCCCCGATGGCGTGCGCGACGAGACCGAGCAAGGCCTGATCGACACCGAAACGCTGATCCAGCGCTGGCATGGCGTGGACCGCCTGGGCTATGCGATCACGCCGCGCTTTGCACCGACCAGCACCGAAGCGCAGCTGCGCGGTGCGGGCGAGCTGGCAGCCAGGTATGGCGATGTCTGGATTCAGTCCCATGTGGCCGAGAACCTGGACGAGATTGCCTGGGTCAAGGAGCTGTTCCCCGCCGCGCGCAGCTATCTGGCCGTCTATGACGACTTCGGCCTGATGCGCGAGCGCGCCGTCTATGCGCACAGCATCTGGCTCGACGAAACCGACCGCCAGCTCATGCACGACACGCGCTCGGCAGCGGCCATCAGCCCGACCAGCAACCAGTTTCTGGCCAGCGGCTATTTCGACTACCTCAAGGCCGACCAGGCCGGCATGCTCTACGGCCTGGCCAGCGACGTGGGTGGCGGCATGAGCTTCTCGCCGTTTCGCACCATGCAGGCCGCCTATGTGGTGGGGCGCGAGGGCCATGCCAAGCAGGGCCAGAGCCTGTCGCCCCAGAACCTGTGGTGGCAGCACACGGCAGGCGCTGCGCGCGCGCTGGGTCTGCAGGGCGTGATCGGCAATCTGCAGCCCGGCTGCGAGGCCGATCTGGTCGTCATCAACCCCGGCTGCACGCCGCTGCTGGCGCGCAAGACGGCCCAGGCGCGCAATCTGGACGAGCTGCTGTTTGCCATGATCATCCTCGGAGATGACCGCCTGATTGAGCAAACCATTGTTTCTCAAGCAAAATAG
- a CDS encoding LysR family transcriptional regulator codes for MLSYRQLEHFVTVAQELHFSRAADKLGVAQSAVSVQVQQLEQQLGVRLLQRNKRKPITLTDAGELLYDEAVAVLRHMERAQQIGQLAAQGMSGHVKLGYISSSVTSGVLARMLTQFRPGHEQVHMQVLAMETPRQLQALQQGEIDAGLLRPRRRYPEGVKAVIVHSEPFMVALAENHPLARHESISVADLRGQTFIAPQFINESEGFAEVLARLAETAGFSAREAYRVNDFVTATSLAAAGYGIVVLPESNRLLNQPGVAFRPLRDFKENVHMALAYRERENSPAVRAFLAVARSCAA; via the coding sequence ATGCTCAGCTACCGCCAACTCGAGCACTTCGTCACCGTGGCCCAGGAGCTGCATTTCTCGCGTGCCGCCGACAAGCTGGGCGTGGCCCAATCTGCGGTCAGCGTGCAGGTGCAGCAGCTGGAGCAGCAGCTGGGCGTGCGCCTGCTGCAGCGCAACAAGCGCAAGCCCATCACGCTGACCGATGCGGGCGAGCTGCTTTATGACGAAGCCGTGGCCGTGCTGCGCCATATGGAGCGGGCCCAGCAGATCGGGCAGCTGGCGGCCCAGGGCATGAGCGGCCATGTCAAGCTGGGCTATATCTCCTCGTCCGTGACCTCGGGTGTGCTGGCGCGCATGCTCACGCAGTTCCGCCCCGGCCATGAGCAGGTGCACATGCAGGTGCTGGCCATGGAGACGCCGCGCCAGCTGCAGGCGCTGCAGCAGGGCGAGATCGATGCCGGTCTGCTGCGGCCGCGCCGTCGCTACCCCGAGGGGGTCAAGGCGGTCATCGTGCACAGCGAGCCCTTCATGGTGGCGCTGGCCGAGAACCACCCTCTGGCACGCCATGAGTCCATCAGCGTGGCCGATCTGCGCGGCCAGACCTTTATTGCGCCGCAGTTCATCAACGAAAGCGAAGGCTTTGCCGAGGTGTTGGCGCGGCTGGCCGAGACGGCCGGTTTTTCGGCTCGCGAGGCCTATCGCGTCAACGACTTCGTCACGGCAACCAGCCTGGCGGCCGCGGGCTATGGCATTGTGGTGCTGCCCGAGTCGAACCGCCTGCTCAATCAGCCGGGCGTGGCCTTCAGGCCGCTGCGTGACTTCAAGGAAAACGTGCACATGGCGCTGGCCTACCGCGAGCGCGAGAACTCGCCCGCGGTGCGCGCCTTTCTGGCCGTGGCCAGAAGCTGCGCCGCCTAG
- the glaH gene encoding glutarate dioxygenase GlaH yields MNATTPQQLIQPAAYEISTHPEHPRLLKLTLNADALNAFLADVRDIDVQNLEYVPFMRFHLARRLKAHMGDDFGETLVNIIKDRRHGGFVLGLEGVSQDSDDYVKFGTAIGHILGPANHDSMSNKYYARFLVKHTDASDSYLRQAYRLFTMHTDGTFVTEATDWLLMMKFDERNAVGGESRFLHLDDWSELDRFVQDPLGARPLLYKAPGSKNVSERVERPVFFHGEFGLSISFIDQFVQPANDAEAEYLQNLSESMENSSGTRTVSLPAGDLVVLNNYFYVHGRAPFERNEQLHRELMRQRGTFAQ; encoded by the coding sequence ATGAACGCTACGACCCCCCAGCAACTGATTCAACCTGCCGCCTACGAGATCAGCACTCACCCCGAGCATCCCCGCCTGCTGAAGCTGACCCTGAACGCCGACGCACTGAACGCCTTCCTGGCCGATGTGCGCGATATCGACGTGCAGAACCTCGAGTACGTGCCTTTCATGCGCTTTCATCTGGCGCGCCGCCTGAAGGCCCACATGGGTGACGACTTTGGCGAGACCCTGGTGAACATCATCAAGGACCGCAGGCATGGCGGCTTTGTGCTGGGTCTGGAAGGCGTGAGCCAGGATAGCGACGACTATGTGAAGTTCGGCACCGCCATCGGCCATATCCTGGGCCCGGCCAACCACGACTCCATGTCCAACAAGTACTACGCACGCTTCCTGGTCAAGCACACCGACGCCAGCGACTCCTATCTGCGCCAGGCTTACCGTCTGTTCACCATGCACACCGACGGCACCTTCGTGACCGAGGCCACCGACTGGCTGCTGATGATGAAGTTTGACGAGCGAAACGCCGTGGGCGGCGAGTCGCGCTTTCTGCACCTGGACGACTGGAGCGAGCTGGACCGCTTCGTGCAGGACCCGCTGGGCGCCAGGCCCCTGCTGTACAAAGCCCCCGGCTCCAAGAACGTGAGCGAGCGCGTCGAGCGCCCCGTGTTCTTCCACGGCGAGTTCGGCCTGTCCATCTCCTTCATCGACCAGTTCGTGCAGCCCGCCAACGACGCCGAAGCCGAATACCTGCAGAATCTGTCGGAATCGATGGAAAATTCGTCCGGCACCCGCACCGTCAGTCTGCCCGCCGGCGACCTGGTGGTTCTGAACAACTACTTCTATGTGCACGGCCGCGCACCGTTCGAGCGTAACGAGCAACTGCACCGCGAGCTGATGCGTCAGCGCGGTACATTCGCTCAGTAA
- a CDS encoding alpha-hydroxy acid oxidase — protein MASSQAPAANAASAPKAQAAYGQRAGLPRHLQNILSLQDFEAAARKHLPRPLYGYVSGAAEDCVSLQANRDSFQQYGFSSRVMVDVSQRHQKVELFGQTWDSPFGVAPVGISAISAYRGDLVLAQTAAANRIPAIMSGTSLIPMEEVAKAAPSTWFQAYLPGDTTRIDGLIERIEAAGFGTLVITVDIPVWANRENNVRTGFSMPLRPSLRLAYDGITRPRWMVGTMLRTLINHGMPHFENSFATRGAPLLSGTAIRDTTGRDHLNWKHIERIRQRWQGNLIIKGILNEDDAVMAADIGAQGIVVSNHGGRQLDGVVAPLQMLPYVVDRVGHRTAVMMDSGIRRGSDVLKAMALGARMVFLGRPFMYAAAVGGAQGVDHAITLLRDEVDRNMAMLGATSMAEITRDCLRATRG, from the coding sequence ATGGCATCGTCACAAGCCCCTGCTGCAAACGCAGCCTCCGCCCCCAAAGCGCAAGCCGCCTACGGCCAACGCGCAGGGCTTCCCCGTCATCTGCAGAACATCCTGTCGCTGCAGGACTTCGAGGCCGCAGCGCGCAAGCACCTGCCCCGCCCGCTTTACGGCTATGTCTCCGGCGCGGCCGAAGACTGTGTCTCGCTGCAGGCCAACCGTGACAGCTTCCAGCAATACGGCTTCAGCTCCAGGGTCATGGTGGATGTGTCACAACGCCATCAGAAAGTGGAGCTGTTCGGCCAGACCTGGGACTCGCCCTTCGGCGTGGCCCCCGTGGGCATCAGCGCCATCTCGGCCTATCGCGGCGATCTGGTGCTGGCGCAGACGGCGGCTGCCAACCGCATTCCCGCCATCATGAGCGGCACCTCCCTGATCCCCATGGAAGAAGTGGCCAAGGCCGCGCCATCGACCTGGTTCCAGGCCTATCTGCCCGGCGACACCACGCGCATCGACGGCCTGATCGAGCGCATCGAGGCCGCCGGCTTCGGCACCCTGGTCATCACCGTGGACATCCCCGTCTGGGCCAACCGCGAGAACAATGTGCGCACGGGCTTCTCCATGCCGCTGCGTCCCTCGCTGCGCCTGGCCTATGACGGCATCACCCGTCCGCGCTGGATGGTGGGCACCATGCTGCGCACCCTGATCAACCACGGCATGCCGCACTTCGAGAATTCGTTTGCCACGCGCGGCGCGCCTCTGCTGTCGGGCACCGCCATCCGCGATACCACGGGCCGCGACCACCTGAACTGGAAGCACATCGAGCGCATCCGCCAGCGCTGGCAGGGCAACCTCATCATCAAGGGCATCCTCAACGAAGATGATGCCGTGATGGCCGCCGATATCGGCGCGCAAGGCATCGTGGTCTCCAACCACGGCGGCCGTCAGCTCGACGGCGTGGTCGCCCCGCTGCAGATGCTGCCCTATGTGGTGGACCGCGTGGGCCACCGCACGGCCGTGATGATGGACAGCGGCATTCGCCGCGGCAGCGATGTGCTCAAGGCCATGGCCCTGGGCGCGCGTATGGTGTTTCTGGGCCGCCCCTTCATGTACGCAGCCGCAGTTGGCGGTGCACAGGGCGTGGACCATGCCATCACCTTGCTGCGTGACGAGGTGGATCGCAATATGGCCATGCTGGGCGCGACATCCATGGCCGAGATCACCCGCGACTGCCTGCGCGCGACGCGGGGCTGA
- a CDS encoding HIT family protein — protein sequence MPMFVDHSPPGECIFCKLVKGEIPSAKVYEDELTIAFMDIGQATRGHVLVASKRHAVNLLELTPEEAGAVMQTAQRVAAAVNRAFDPDGINIFQANGAPAGQTVFHFHLHVLPRFEGDGLSVVWQREEPGFAVLGELAEKIKAELA from the coding sequence ATGCCCATGTTTGTAGACCACTCGCCCCCTGGCGAGTGCATTTTCTGCAAGCTCGTCAAAGGGGAGATTCCATCGGCCAAGGTCTATGAGGACGAGCTGACCATCGCCTTCATGGACATCGGCCAGGCCACGCGAGGCCATGTGCTGGTGGCCAGCAAGCGCCATGCCGTCAATCTGCTGGAGCTGACGCCCGAGGAAGCCGGCGCAGTGATGCAGACGGCCCAGCGCGTGGCGGCCGCGGTGAACAGGGCTTTCGATCCCGACGGCATCAATATCTTCCAGGCCAATGGTGCGCCGGCGGGGCAGACGGTGTTTCACTTTCATCTGCATGTGCTGCCGCGCTTCGAGGGCGATGGCCTGTCCGTGGTCTGGCAGCGCGAGGAACCGGGCTTTGCCGTGCTGGGCGAGCTGGCCGAGAAAATCAAGGCCGAATTGGCGTAA
- a CDS encoding cytochrome c — protein sequence MDKAQRSKFTRIAAGIAAAAVVVLGGMYIAGSASGSVPPATVDFANISAEQKQKLFDRGLQVFRAADCAACHSSPTTGAELAGGMAMVTPMGTLYGTNISPSREHGIGKWSADDLYRAVARGMAPGRKNLYPAMPYASYHDITRADVDALWVWLQAQSAVEVANRSPEMNFPFSIRPGLALWNALERPAGEPAPEAVNTLDRGAYLVNTLGHCGECHTPRTSSFAMDLKQSLAGNVIEGAYAPDLRPKSMAARGWSERDLLQFLRTGLSPQGVMTMGMFPVLQHSSAHMEEADLKAMAAYLMQGEKPESRPPVAEAPQTLTSANGERVYLGLCAGCHGVDGQGQPHSSLRLDTNTTAMFPTPLNLVRVIREGLPERDLAHGERMQAMPGFADQLSHEDMADLVNYMRLRWGRQKGDVTPSQVADAIRSAESH from the coding sequence ATGGATAAGGCTCAACGCAGCAAATTCACCAGGATCGCCGCAGGCATTGCCGCCGCAGCTGTGGTGGTGCTGGGCGGTATGTATATCGCGGGCAGTGCAAGCGGCAGCGTGCCGCCTGCCACGGTGGACTTTGCCAACATCAGCGCCGAGCAGAAGCAGAAGCTGTTCGACCGCGGCCTGCAGGTGTTTCGCGCTGCCGACTGCGCGGCCTGCCACAGCTCGCCCACCACGGGGGCCGAGCTGGCCGGAGGCATGGCCATGGTCACGCCCATGGGCACCTTGTACGGCACGAATATCTCGCCCTCCAGGGAGCACGGCATAGGCAAGTGGTCGGCCGACGATCTCTACCGCGCCGTGGCGCGCGGCATGGCACCGGGGCGCAAGAACCTCTATCCAGCCATGCCCTACGCCAGCTATCACGACATCACGCGCGCCGATGTCGATGCGCTCTGGGTCTGGCTGCAGGCCCAGAGCGCCGTGGAAGTAGCCAACCGCTCGCCGGAGATGAACTTTCCGTTCAGCATCCGTCCCGGTCTGGCGCTATGGAATGCGCTGGAGCGCCCTGCGGGCGAGCCCGCCCCCGAGGCTGTCAATACGCTCGATCGCGGCGCCTATCTGGTCAACACCCTGGGTCACTGCGGCGAATGCCATACGCCGCGCACCAGCAGCTTTGCCATGGACCTCAAGCAGTCGCTGGCGGGCAATGTGATCGAAGGCGCCTACGCCCCCGACCTGCGCCCCAAGTCCATGGCCGCGCGTGGCTGGAGCGAGCGGGACCTGCTGCAGTTTCTGCGCACCGGCCTCTCGCCCCAGGGCGTGATGACCATGGGCATGTTCCCCGTGCTCCAGCATTCGAGTGCGCATATGGAGGAGGCCGACCTCAAGGCCATGGCCGCCTATCTGATGCAGGGTGAAAAGCCTGAGTCCAGGCCGCCGGTTGCCGAAGCGCCTCAGACCCTGACCTCGGCCAATGGCGAGCGCGTCTACCTCGGTCTGTGCGCAGGCTGCCATGGCGTCGATGGCCAGGGCCAGCCGCATTCCTCGCTGCGCCTCGACACCAACACCACGGCCATGTTTCCCACGCCGCTGAACCTGGTGCGCGTGATCCGCGAAGGCCTGCCCGAGCGTGATCTGGCCCATGGCGAGCGCATGCAGGCCATGCCCGGCTTTGCCGATCAGCTCAGCCATGAAGACATGGCCGATCTGGTGAACTATATGCGCCTGCGTTGGGGCCGCCAGAAGGGGGATGTGACGCCGTCCCAGGTGGCGGATGCCATCAGGAGCGCCGAATCCCACTAA